A window from Gossypium raimondii isolate GPD5lz chromosome 7, ASM2569854v1, whole genome shotgun sequence encodes these proteins:
- the LOC105767849 gene encoding uncharacterized protein At1g03900, producing the protein MSFDEEDSIEHTLLVVREVSVFKIPPRSTSGGYKCGEWLQSDKIWSGRLRVVSCKDRCEIRLEDPNSGELFAACFIHPGQRESSVEPALDSSRYFVLKIEDGNGKHAFIGLGFNERNEAFDFNVALSDHEKHVRRENEKETGETSDSDSHIDIHPAVNHRLKEGETIRINVKHKPSSGTSMLSAAGLSGSGKPKTLSLAPPPSGAGKIRSPLPPPPNDPVAARLASTSQGVGQRAPKENMKQTNPSTYLSQLERNHLPATGSGSTKTTASGWAAF; encoded by the exons ATGTCGTTCGATGAAGAAGACTCTATTGAACACACCCTCCTCGTAGTTCGCGAAGTCTCCGTCTTCAAAATACCGCCCCGCTCCACCTCCGGCGGTTACAAATGCGGGGAGTGGCTCCAATCCGACAAGATCTGGTCTGGTCGACTCCGGGTTGTCTCCTGCAAGGACCGTTGTGAGATTCGGTTAGAGGATCCCAACTCGGGTGAGCTTTTTGCCGCTTGTTTCATCCACCCGGGACAGCGCGAGAGTTCCGTCGAGCCGGCTCTCGATTCATCTCGATACTTCGTGCTCAAGATCGAGGATGGCAATGGAAAACACGCGTTTATTGGGCTCGGTTTTAATGAACGGAACGAGGCGTTTGATTTCAACGTGGCGTTGTCAGATCACGAGAAGCATGTTAGAAGAGAGAACGAGAAAGAGACTGGCGAGACGAGTGACAGTGATTCTCATATTGATATTCATCCCGCTGTTAATCATAGATTGAAG GAAGGTGAGACTATCCGGATTAATGTGAAGCACAAGCCATCTAGTGGAACCAGTATGCTTTCAGCTGCGGGATTGTCTGGTAGTGGAAAGCCTAAGACCTTGAGCCTTGCTCCACCACCCAGTGGTGCTGGAAAAATAAGGTCTCCTCTCCCACCCCCTCCCAATGACCCTGTTGCTGCTCGGCTTGCCTCTACTAGTCAAGGTGTTGGTCAAAGAGCACCcaaagaaaacatgaaacaaACCAACCCATCAACATATTTGTCTCAACTAGAG